The proteins below come from a single Vanacampus margaritifer isolate UIUO_Vmar chromosome 10, RoL_Vmar_1.0, whole genome shotgun sequence genomic window:
- the rps6kal gene encoding ribosomal protein S6 kinase alpha-6 isoform X2, which yields MEISNVSSEVNGHQIMDEPMEEGECYTHCDEETYKEIPITHHVKEGCEKADPSQFELLKVLGQGSFGKVFLVRKIVGPDASQLYAMKVLKKASLKVRDRVRTKMERDILVEVNHPFIVKLHYAFQTEGKLYLILDFLRGGDVFTRLSKEVMFTEEDVKFYLAELALALDHLHNLGIVYRDLKPENILLDEAGHVKLTDFGLSKESVDADKKAYSFCGTVEYMAPEVVNRRGHTQSADWWSLGVLMFEMLTGTLPFQGKDRNETMNMILKAKLGMPQFLSLEAQSLLRMLFKRNPTNRLGAGPDGVEEIKRHAFFSTIDWNKLYRRELQPPFKPAAGKPDDTFCFDPEFTAKTPKDSPGIPPSANAHQLFKGFSFVAPTPMDENKSSPLLSIIPIVQMHAGSKFSDLYELQEDIGVGSYSICKRCVHRVSAMDYAVKIIDKSKRDPSEEIEILMRYGQHPNIITLKDVYDEGRYVYLVTELMKGGELLDKILRQKFFSEREASAVLYTITKTVDYLHCQGVVHRDLKPSNILYMDDSGNPDSIRICDFGFAKQLRGGNGLLLTPCYTANFVAPEVLMRQGYDAACDIWSLGVLLYTMLAGYTPFANGPNDTPEEILLRIGSGKFSLTGGNWDTVSDTSKDLLSHMLHVDPHQRYRAEQVLKHSWISCRDALPHFQLTRHDAPHLVKGAMAATYSALSQKTSQPVLEPVAASSLAQRRSMKKLTSTDM from the exons ATGGAGATAAGCAACGTTAGTAGTGAG GTCAATGGACATCAGATCATGGATGAGCCCATGGAGGAGGGAGAGTGTTACACGCACTGT GATGAAGAAACATACAAGGAGATTCCCATCACTCACCACGTGAAAGAGGGCTGTGAGAAAGCAGATCCATCACAATTTGAACTCCTCAAGGTCCTTGGTCAGGGCAGTTTTGGCAAG GTGTTTTTGGTAAGAAAAATCGTGGGTCCAGATGCTAGTCAGTTATATGCAATGAAAGTTCTAAAAAAGGCATCATTGAAAG TCAGGGACAGAGTTCGCACCAAGATGGAGAGAGACATCTTAGTGGAGGTCAATCATCCCTTCATAGTGAAATTGCACTACG CCTTTCAGACGGAAGGGAAACTGTATTTAATACTGGACTTTCTCAGGGGGGGAGATGTATTCACTCGCTTATCCAAAGAG GTTATGTTTACAGAGGAAGATGTGAAATTCTACCTTGCAGAGCTGGCTCTGGCCCTTGACCACCTGCACAACTTGGGCATAGTTTACAGAGATCTCAAGCCAGAGAA TATCTTACTTGATGAAGCTGGACATGTAAAGTTAACAG ACTTTGGCCTGAGCAAAGAGTCAGTGGATGCTGATAAGAAGGCTTATTCATTCTGTGGTACGGTGGAGTATATGGCCCCTGAGGTGGTCAACAGGAGAGGACACACACAGAGTGCAGACTGGTGGTCGCTGGGAGTACTAATG TTTGAGATGCTAACGGGGACGTTACCATTCCAAGGGAAAGACCGCAATGAGACCATGAACATGATTCTCAA AGCAAAATTAGGAATGCCTCAGTTCCTTAGTTTGGAAGCTCAGAGTTTGCTGAGGATGCTGTTTAAACGTAACCCAACAAACAGACTAG GGGCCGGACCCGATGGTGTGGAGGAGATCAAACGCCACGCTTTCTTCTCCACCATTGACTGGAAT AAACTGTACAGGAGAGAGCTACAGCCCCCATTCAAGCCGGCGGCAGGTAAACCAGATGACACGTTCTGTTTCGACCCAGAGTTCACTGCAAAGACACCTAaag actCCCCAGGTATCCCTCCCAGTGCGAACGCCCACCAGCTCTTCAAAGGCTTCAGTTTTGTTGCTCCAACGCCGATGGATGAAAACAAGAGTTCCCCACTCCTTAGTATAATCCCCATAGTTCAG ATGCATGCGGGGTCCAAGTTTTCGGATCTATACGAACTGCAGGAGGACATAGGAGTCGGCTCCTATTCCATTTGTAAACGCTGTGTACACCGAGTCTCTGCCATGGACTATGCTGTGAAG ATTATAGACAAAAGTAAGAGGGACCCCTCAGAGGAAATTGAAATCCTGATGAGATATGGCCAACATCCTAACATCATTACACTCAAAGAT GTGTATGACGAGGGCAGGTATGTTTACCTGGTGACGGAGCTGATGAAGGGGGGAGAACTGCTAGACAAGATCCTCAGGCAAAAGTTTTTCTCTGAGCGAGAGGCCAGTGCTGTGCTTTACACCATCACTAAGACTGTTGACTACCTCCACTGTCAAGGG GTAGTTCATCGAGACCTGAAGCCCAGCAACATTCTGTATATGGACGACTCTGGGAATCCGGACTCAATCAGGATCTGCGACTTTGGTTTTGCAAAGCAGCTTCGAGGGGGCAACGGTCTGCTCCTCACACCTTGTTATACCGCTAACTTTGTTGCACCAGAG GTACTAATGCGGCAAGGTTACGATGCAGCCTGTGATATATGGAGTCTTGGAGTTCTATTATATACAATGTTGGCTGG GTACACACCATTTGCAAATGGGCCAAATGACACACCAGAGGAGATTCTTCTTCGAATAGGCTCTGGAAAGTTTTCTTTGACAGGCGGTAACTGGGATACTGTGTCAGACACCTCAAAG GACCTCCTGTCTCACATGCTCCACGTGGATCCTCACCAGCGATACAGGGCAGAGCAGGTTCTAAAGCATTCCTGGATTTCCTGCAGAGATGCACTGCCGCACTTCCAGCTTACACGCCATGATGCACCACACCTCGTCAAG GGAGCCATGGCTGCCACTTATTCAGCGCTGAGTCAGAAGACAAGCCAGCCCGTGCTAGAACCTGTGGCCGCATCCAGTTTAGCCCAGCGACGCAGCATGAAGAAACTCACCTCAACGGACATGTAG
- the rps6kal gene encoding ribosomal protein S6 kinase alpha-6 isoform X1: MEISNVSSEVNGHQIMDEPMEEGECYTHCDEETYKEIPITHHVKEGCEKADPSQFELLKVLGQGSFGKVFLVRKIVGPDASQLYAMKVLKKASLKVRDRVRTKMERDILVEVNHPFIVKLHYAFQTEGKLYLILDFLRGGDVFTRLSKEVNVMFTEEDVKFYLAELALALDHLHNLGIVYRDLKPENILLDEAGHVKLTDFGLSKESVDADKKAYSFCGTVEYMAPEVVNRRGHTQSADWWSLGVLMFEMLTGTLPFQGKDRNETMNMILKAKLGMPQFLSLEAQSLLRMLFKRNPTNRLGAGPDGVEEIKRHAFFSTIDWNKLYRRELQPPFKPAAGKPDDTFCFDPEFTAKTPKDSPGIPPSANAHQLFKGFSFVAPTPMDENKSSPLLSIIPIVQMHAGSKFSDLYELQEDIGVGSYSICKRCVHRVSAMDYAVKIIDKSKRDPSEEIEILMRYGQHPNIITLKDVYDEGRYVYLVTELMKGGELLDKILRQKFFSEREASAVLYTITKTVDYLHCQGVVHRDLKPSNILYMDDSGNPDSIRICDFGFAKQLRGGNGLLLTPCYTANFVAPEVLMRQGYDAACDIWSLGVLLYTMLAGYTPFANGPNDTPEEILLRIGSGKFSLTGGNWDTVSDTSKDLLSHMLHVDPHQRYRAEQVLKHSWISCRDALPHFQLTRHDAPHLVKGAMAATYSALSQKTSQPVLEPVAASSLAQRRSMKKLTSTDM, from the exons ATGGAGATAAGCAACGTTAGTAGTGAG GTCAATGGACATCAGATCATGGATGAGCCCATGGAGGAGGGAGAGTGTTACACGCACTGT GATGAAGAAACATACAAGGAGATTCCCATCACTCACCACGTGAAAGAGGGCTGTGAGAAAGCAGATCCATCACAATTTGAACTCCTCAAGGTCCTTGGTCAGGGCAGTTTTGGCAAG GTGTTTTTGGTAAGAAAAATCGTGGGTCCAGATGCTAGTCAGTTATATGCAATGAAAGTTCTAAAAAAGGCATCATTGAAAG TCAGGGACAGAGTTCGCACCAAGATGGAGAGAGACATCTTAGTGGAGGTCAATCATCCCTTCATAGTGAAATTGCACTACG CCTTTCAGACGGAAGGGAAACTGTATTTAATACTGGACTTTCTCAGGGGGGGAGATGTATTCACTCGCTTATCCAAAGAGGTAAAC GTTATGTTTACAGAGGAAGATGTGAAATTCTACCTTGCAGAGCTGGCTCTGGCCCTTGACCACCTGCACAACTTGGGCATAGTTTACAGAGATCTCAAGCCAGAGAA TATCTTACTTGATGAAGCTGGACATGTAAAGTTAACAG ACTTTGGCCTGAGCAAAGAGTCAGTGGATGCTGATAAGAAGGCTTATTCATTCTGTGGTACGGTGGAGTATATGGCCCCTGAGGTGGTCAACAGGAGAGGACACACACAGAGTGCAGACTGGTGGTCGCTGGGAGTACTAATG TTTGAGATGCTAACGGGGACGTTACCATTCCAAGGGAAAGACCGCAATGAGACCATGAACATGATTCTCAA AGCAAAATTAGGAATGCCTCAGTTCCTTAGTTTGGAAGCTCAGAGTTTGCTGAGGATGCTGTTTAAACGTAACCCAACAAACAGACTAG GGGCCGGACCCGATGGTGTGGAGGAGATCAAACGCCACGCTTTCTTCTCCACCATTGACTGGAAT AAACTGTACAGGAGAGAGCTACAGCCCCCATTCAAGCCGGCGGCAGGTAAACCAGATGACACGTTCTGTTTCGACCCAGAGTTCACTGCAAAGACACCTAaag actCCCCAGGTATCCCTCCCAGTGCGAACGCCCACCAGCTCTTCAAAGGCTTCAGTTTTGTTGCTCCAACGCCGATGGATGAAAACAAGAGTTCCCCACTCCTTAGTATAATCCCCATAGTTCAG ATGCATGCGGGGTCCAAGTTTTCGGATCTATACGAACTGCAGGAGGACATAGGAGTCGGCTCCTATTCCATTTGTAAACGCTGTGTACACCGAGTCTCTGCCATGGACTATGCTGTGAAG ATTATAGACAAAAGTAAGAGGGACCCCTCAGAGGAAATTGAAATCCTGATGAGATATGGCCAACATCCTAACATCATTACACTCAAAGAT GTGTATGACGAGGGCAGGTATGTTTACCTGGTGACGGAGCTGATGAAGGGGGGAGAACTGCTAGACAAGATCCTCAGGCAAAAGTTTTTCTCTGAGCGAGAGGCCAGTGCTGTGCTTTACACCATCACTAAGACTGTTGACTACCTCCACTGTCAAGGG GTAGTTCATCGAGACCTGAAGCCCAGCAACATTCTGTATATGGACGACTCTGGGAATCCGGACTCAATCAGGATCTGCGACTTTGGTTTTGCAAAGCAGCTTCGAGGGGGCAACGGTCTGCTCCTCACACCTTGTTATACCGCTAACTTTGTTGCACCAGAG GTACTAATGCGGCAAGGTTACGATGCAGCCTGTGATATATGGAGTCTTGGAGTTCTATTATATACAATGTTGGCTGG GTACACACCATTTGCAAATGGGCCAAATGACACACCAGAGGAGATTCTTCTTCGAATAGGCTCTGGAAAGTTTTCTTTGACAGGCGGTAACTGGGATACTGTGTCAGACACCTCAAAG GACCTCCTGTCTCACATGCTCCACGTGGATCCTCACCAGCGATACAGGGCAGAGCAGGTTCTAAAGCATTCCTGGATTTCCTGCAGAGATGCACTGCCGCACTTCCAGCTTACACGCCATGATGCACCACACCTCGTCAAG GGAGCCATGGCTGCCACTTATTCAGCGCTGAGTCAGAAGACAAGCCAGCCCGTGCTAGAACCTGTGGCCGCATCCAGTTTAGCCCAGCGACGCAGCATGAAGAAACTCACCTCAACGGACATGTAG
- the rps6kal gene encoding ribosomal protein S6 kinase alpha-6 isoform X3, protein MDEPMEEGECYTHCDEETYKEIPITHHVKEGCEKADPSQFELLKVLGQGSFGKVFLVRKIVGPDASQLYAMKVLKKASLKVRDRVRTKMERDILVEVNHPFIVKLHYAFQTEGKLYLILDFLRGGDVFTRLSKEVNVMFTEEDVKFYLAELALALDHLHNLGIVYRDLKPENILLDEAGHVKLTDFGLSKESVDADKKAYSFCGTVEYMAPEVVNRRGHTQSADWWSLGVLMFEMLTGTLPFQGKDRNETMNMILKAKLGMPQFLSLEAQSLLRMLFKRNPTNRLGAGPDGVEEIKRHAFFSTIDWNKLYRRELQPPFKPAAGKPDDTFCFDPEFTAKTPKDSPGIPPSANAHQLFKGFSFVAPTPMDENKSSPLLSIIPIVQMHAGSKFSDLYELQEDIGVGSYSICKRCVHRVSAMDYAVKIIDKSKRDPSEEIEILMRYGQHPNIITLKDVYDEGRYVYLVTELMKGGELLDKILRQKFFSEREASAVLYTITKTVDYLHCQGVVHRDLKPSNILYMDDSGNPDSIRICDFGFAKQLRGGNGLLLTPCYTANFVAPEVLMRQGYDAACDIWSLGVLLYTMLAGYTPFANGPNDTPEEILLRIGSGKFSLTGGNWDTVSDTSKDLLSHMLHVDPHQRYRAEQVLKHSWISCRDALPHFQLTRHDAPHLVKGAMAATYSALSQKTSQPVLEPVAASSLAQRRSMKKLTSTDM, encoded by the exons ATGGATGAGCCCATGGAGGAGGGAGAGTGTTACACGCACTGT GATGAAGAAACATACAAGGAGATTCCCATCACTCACCACGTGAAAGAGGGCTGTGAGAAAGCAGATCCATCACAATTTGAACTCCTCAAGGTCCTTGGTCAGGGCAGTTTTGGCAAG GTGTTTTTGGTAAGAAAAATCGTGGGTCCAGATGCTAGTCAGTTATATGCAATGAAAGTTCTAAAAAAGGCATCATTGAAAG TCAGGGACAGAGTTCGCACCAAGATGGAGAGAGACATCTTAGTGGAGGTCAATCATCCCTTCATAGTGAAATTGCACTACG CCTTTCAGACGGAAGGGAAACTGTATTTAATACTGGACTTTCTCAGGGGGGGAGATGTATTCACTCGCTTATCCAAAGAGGTAAAC GTTATGTTTACAGAGGAAGATGTGAAATTCTACCTTGCAGAGCTGGCTCTGGCCCTTGACCACCTGCACAACTTGGGCATAGTTTACAGAGATCTCAAGCCAGAGAA TATCTTACTTGATGAAGCTGGACATGTAAAGTTAACAG ACTTTGGCCTGAGCAAAGAGTCAGTGGATGCTGATAAGAAGGCTTATTCATTCTGTGGTACGGTGGAGTATATGGCCCCTGAGGTGGTCAACAGGAGAGGACACACACAGAGTGCAGACTGGTGGTCGCTGGGAGTACTAATG TTTGAGATGCTAACGGGGACGTTACCATTCCAAGGGAAAGACCGCAATGAGACCATGAACATGATTCTCAA AGCAAAATTAGGAATGCCTCAGTTCCTTAGTTTGGAAGCTCAGAGTTTGCTGAGGATGCTGTTTAAACGTAACCCAACAAACAGACTAG GGGCCGGACCCGATGGTGTGGAGGAGATCAAACGCCACGCTTTCTTCTCCACCATTGACTGGAAT AAACTGTACAGGAGAGAGCTACAGCCCCCATTCAAGCCGGCGGCAGGTAAACCAGATGACACGTTCTGTTTCGACCCAGAGTTCACTGCAAAGACACCTAaag actCCCCAGGTATCCCTCCCAGTGCGAACGCCCACCAGCTCTTCAAAGGCTTCAGTTTTGTTGCTCCAACGCCGATGGATGAAAACAAGAGTTCCCCACTCCTTAGTATAATCCCCATAGTTCAG ATGCATGCGGGGTCCAAGTTTTCGGATCTATACGAACTGCAGGAGGACATAGGAGTCGGCTCCTATTCCATTTGTAAACGCTGTGTACACCGAGTCTCTGCCATGGACTATGCTGTGAAG ATTATAGACAAAAGTAAGAGGGACCCCTCAGAGGAAATTGAAATCCTGATGAGATATGGCCAACATCCTAACATCATTACACTCAAAGAT GTGTATGACGAGGGCAGGTATGTTTACCTGGTGACGGAGCTGATGAAGGGGGGAGAACTGCTAGACAAGATCCTCAGGCAAAAGTTTTTCTCTGAGCGAGAGGCCAGTGCTGTGCTTTACACCATCACTAAGACTGTTGACTACCTCCACTGTCAAGGG GTAGTTCATCGAGACCTGAAGCCCAGCAACATTCTGTATATGGACGACTCTGGGAATCCGGACTCAATCAGGATCTGCGACTTTGGTTTTGCAAAGCAGCTTCGAGGGGGCAACGGTCTGCTCCTCACACCTTGTTATACCGCTAACTTTGTTGCACCAGAG GTACTAATGCGGCAAGGTTACGATGCAGCCTGTGATATATGGAGTCTTGGAGTTCTATTATATACAATGTTGGCTGG GTACACACCATTTGCAAATGGGCCAAATGACACACCAGAGGAGATTCTTCTTCGAATAGGCTCTGGAAAGTTTTCTTTGACAGGCGGTAACTGGGATACTGTGTCAGACACCTCAAAG GACCTCCTGTCTCACATGCTCCACGTGGATCCTCACCAGCGATACAGGGCAGAGCAGGTTCTAAAGCATTCCTGGATTTCCTGCAGAGATGCACTGCCGCACTTCCAGCTTACACGCCATGATGCACCACACCTCGTCAAG GGAGCCATGGCTGCCACTTATTCAGCGCTGAGTCAGAAGACAAGCCAGCCCGTGCTAGAACCTGTGGCCGCATCCAGTTTAGCCCAGCGACGCAGCATGAAGAAACTCACCTCAACGGACATGTAG